The following are encoded together in the Pygocentrus nattereri isolate fPygNat1 chromosome 15, fPygNat1.pri, whole genome shotgun sequence genome:
- the abhd8b gene encoding protein ABHD8, with the protein MLTSFMDGILCCITGKSANIVVPIETSEPADGFEFVEVKPGRVLRVRHIIPDRPVVDEPGSGEGGSVSCKRKITVYRNGQLLIENVSEATHPELVRCQNGDSTVEVEYLDSNHLASRQAGDSNTVTPQEQPQQPHRRRRKPKRTVMIDCERKITCCKETHPDVALFFIHGVGGSLDIWGSQLDYFSQLGYEVIAPDLAGHGASSAPQITAAYTFYALAEDIRIVFKRYAKRRNILIGHSYGVSFCTFLAHEYPEQVHKVVMINGGGPTALEPSLCSIFNLPTCALHCLSPCLSWSFLMAGFAHQGTKEKKLLKEKNAFNVSSFVLRSMMSGQYWPEGDEVYHAEITVPTLLVHGMYDKFVPIQEDQRMAEILLLGFLKVIDEGSHMVMMECPETVNTLLHEFFLWQPATTSKPKQDSALPTSANKTSNSKETARPTTAPKITASKPEQDLTRPTTAPKIGQEGTETRK; encoded by the exons ATGTTGACCAGCTTTATGGATGGAATCCTCTGCTGTATAACGGGTAAATCTGCTAATATTGTGGTTCCAATTGAAACATCCGAGCCTGCAGACGGTTTTGAGTTTGTGGAGGTGAAGCCTGGCCGGGTGCTGCGAGTTCGGCACATCATCCCTGACCGGCCAGTGGTGGACGAGCCAGGCAGTGGGGAAGGGGGCAGCGTGAGCTGCAAAAGGAAAATCACAGTGTACCGTAATGGACAGTTACTGATAGAGAATGTGAGTGAGGCGACACATCCAGAGCTTGTGCGTTGTCAGAATGGAGACAGCACTGTGGAGGTAGAGTATCTGGACAGCAATCACCTAGCCTCGAGACAAGCTGGAGACTCTAATACAGTAACACCCCAAGAGCAGCCTCAGCAGCCTCATCGCAGGCGGCGCAAACCCAAACGCACTGTGATGATTGACTGCGAGCGCAAAATCACCTGCTGCAAAGAAACACACCCGGACGTGGCCTTGTTCTTCATACACGGAGTGGGCGGGTCTCTGGACATCTGGGGGAGCCAACTGGACTACTTCTCCCAGCTTGGTTATGAAGTCATTGCCCCAGACCTCGCTGGCCATGGCGCAAGCTCTGCCCCTCAGATCACCGCTGCCTACACGTTTTATGCCCTGGCAGAGGACATTCGGATAGTATTCAAGAGATACGCAAAGCGGCGGAATATCCTCATTGGACATTCTTATGG TGTGTCATTTTGCACCTTCCTGGCCCATGAGTATCCAGAGCaagttcacaaagtggtgatgATTAACGGTGGTGGCCCTACAGCTCTGGAACCCAGCCTTTGTTCAATCTTCAACCTGCCCACATGTGCACTGCATTGTTTGTCACCATGCCTCTCTTGGAGCTTCCTCAT GGCTGGATTTGCCCATCAGGGGACAAAGGAAAAGAAACTTCTTAAAGAGAAAAATGCCTTCAATGTGTCTTCTTTTGTGCTGCGGTCCATGATGAGTGGTCAGTACTGGCCAGAGGGTGACGAGGTCTATCATGCTGAAATCACTGTTCCCACTCTCCTGGTGCACGGCATGTATGACAAGTTTGTGCCAATACAAGAGGACCAGCGCATGGCGGAG ATTCTGCTTCTGGGCTTTCTGAAGGTCATTGATGAGGGAAGCCACATGGTAATGATGGAATGCCCTGAGACAGTTAACACTCTGTTACACGAGTTTTTCCTGTGGCAGCCGGCCACTACCTCAAAACCCAAACAAGACTCTGCACTTCCAACAAGCGCCAACAAAACCTCCAACTCTAAAGAGACGGCAAGGCCGACAACTGCACCCAAGATTACGGCCTCAAAGCCTGAACAAGATCTGACAAGGCCAACAACTGCTCCAAAGATTGGCCAAGAGGGGACAGAAACAAGAAAGTAA
- the rps15 gene encoding 40S ribosomal protein S15 isoform X1: protein MSFLFRRISQDGGCCFICVLLESERILRKYEQIYYSYCTADVEQKKKRTFRKFTYRGVDLDQLLDMSYEQLMQLYCARQRRRLNRGLRRKQQSLLKRLRKAKKEAPPMEKPEVVKTHLRDMVILPEMVGSMVGVYNGKTFNQVEIKPEMIGHYLGEFSITYKPVKHGRPGIGATHSSRFIPLK, encoded by the exons ATGAGCTTCCTTTTCCGGCGAATCTCTCAAGATGGTGGGTGCTGTTTTATTTGCGTTTTGCTGGAATCTGAGCGAATCCTCCGCAAATATGAGCAGATTTATTACAGTTATTGCACG GCGGATGTCGAACAGAAGAAGAAGCGTACCTTCAGGAAGTTCACCTACAGAGGTGTGGACCTGGACCAGCTCCTGGACATGTCCTA TGAGCAACTCATGCAGCTGTACTGCGCTCGCCAGAGGAGGAGGTTGAACCGTGGGCTCAGAAGGAAGCAGCAGTCTCTCCTGAAGCGCCTGCGCAAGGCCAAGAAGGAGGCCCCACCGATGGAGAAGCCTGAGGTGGTGAAGACCCATCTGAGAGACATGGTCATCCTGCCAGAAATGGTGGGCTCCATGGTTGGCGTGTACAACGGCAAGACCTTCAACCAGGTTGAAATCAAG CCTGAGATGATTGGCCACTACCTTGGAGAGTTCTCCATCACATACAAGCCTGTTAAGCACGGTCGCCCTGGTATTGGAGCCACCCACTCCTCTCGCTTCATTCCTCTGAAGTAA
- the rps15 gene encoding 40S ribosomal protein S15 isoform X2, with product MADVEQKKKRTFRKFTYRGVDLDQLLDMSYEQLMQLYCARQRRRLNRGLRRKQQSLLKRLRKAKKEAPPMEKPEVVKTHLRDMVILPEMVGSMVGVYNGKTFNQVEIKPEMIGHYLGEFSITYKPVKHGRPGIGATHSSRFIPLK from the exons ATG GCGGATGTCGAACAGAAGAAGAAGCGTACCTTCAGGAAGTTCACCTACAGAGGTGTGGACCTGGACCAGCTCCTGGACATGTCCTA TGAGCAACTCATGCAGCTGTACTGCGCTCGCCAGAGGAGGAGGTTGAACCGTGGGCTCAGAAGGAAGCAGCAGTCTCTCCTGAAGCGCCTGCGCAAGGCCAAGAAGGAGGCCCCACCGATGGAGAAGCCTGAGGTGGTGAAGACCCATCTGAGAGACATGGTCATCCTGCCAGAAATGGTGGGCTCCATGGTTGGCGTGTACAACGGCAAGACCTTCAACCAGGTTGAAATCAAG CCTGAGATGATTGGCCACTACCTTGGAGAGTTCTCCATCACATACAAGCCTGTTAAGCACGGTCGCCCTGGTATTGGAGCCACCCACTCCTCTCGCTTCATTCCTCTGAAGTAA